The DNA window CAGCTTCACCCGGAATGGGGAATAGGAATGGAATAAGCATCGACTTCTCATACTATATATGGTTGAACTAGCTACCAGCAACCTAAGGGCAACGAAACGAACTTAGGCAAGTGAGTGAGTGGCAGTGCAGTTGCTCCTCTGGAAGAAAAAGACAGATCTGATACTTATTTATTTACAATTCACAGTGTCTAGTGACCTTCCGGCGACGAAACCGATAGTACTGAGAGTCGAGTTAAGAAGTTCAGATTTCATAAGCAAAGAGAGAAGGATCAAGAGAAGAGGCGGCAGAGACGGGAAGGAAGATGAGAAATCCGAGAATTCGATTGCAAGTTCGATCAACTAAGTAATTTGGTTTTGACCAACTATGGTAGATATGACATCAAGCTCTATATTTAGCTATTAGCCTTCAGACTAGCACCATTCCTTCCTTCCTTCTTAACTTAATAAGATAAGGCTAAAAAAAGGGTAATGTAGAAATGATTGAAAAAAGGACTAACCCCCCCTTTCGGAATCCACTCGAACGGAAGCTTAGTAAACTTTTGTTAAGTGAAAGCTAAAACAAGATATAGAATAAAATCTCACGGTTCTAGAACAGCAGCGGCTTACCAGCTGCTGAAAGCGGTTCCGGGTCACCACTCGGGCAACTGACTGGATCGGCTCTGAGGAGATTTACCTGGAAAAAGGAGGAGGAACAGGGTAGTCACTCGTCTCTTCACTTTGGGCTTTCCCTTTCACCAGAAAGAAATTCACTTCACTTACTTAATGTCCATGTCCGAGATTGAATTAGAATAGGAGGTTGTTGAAGAAGGAGCTCTGCAGATGCATTACCGGATAACTATCAATCAATAAGTCTAGTAGCCGGTAGCCGGATCCCTGGATTTACTACGTCCTCTTCTCGTCTCCTCCGTAGCATCCTTGGGTTGCTTCCTCTCTCTTCTTTTTTCCGGTATCTGAGGATGAGGAATTGGAAAGTTGACTTCCTGATTTGTTGGTTTGAGTGGAAGGCGAGGGTCCGAAGGAGAAGACTAGCAAGACGAGAAGCAACAAGAGAAGCAAGAGTCCTCGGTTCACTTTCCTGACTTCTACTTCTAATGGCTGTTGACTGAGAAAAACTGATAATAACTGAGCTATCGGAGAGTTGCTAGCTACATCCGAGGGGAAGAGGAGCTTGTTTCTTCCCTTGACACATCTCTTAGGAGACGGAGATTTACTTCTAATGGCTGAGTAAATGCGGGTTCTTGTGGCCCCTTCTTGTATTGCCTTTATTAGTTTCTTGGTAAGGCGCTTCCTGTATACAGACGAGTATAAGATAGACTTGTTTCTGCCTTCTCTTCCTCAACCGGCCAATCGGTATCCCCCGTCTAAGGTCTCAAACATGGCACACAAAAAAGCACAATCTCCTCAAGAAGCTCGTAACTCCTGTCTTTTTTCTTTCCTGATTGGCAGCCCTTTTCGTGAATATCAGGGAAAGCAGAGTCGGGCTTCCTCTCTTTAGTAGGTTCCCGATTTCTCGCTTCGTTTACTTTAAAGTCGTGGGTAGGCGTGCGCTATCAATCATATTGGATCTGGCATCATTTGTTAACCAGAGACTACCGTTGGTGCTTTCGCATCCCTGTTCCCCCCTTTTCCTCCAAGAAAACCTAGAAAGTCCCTCTGTAATCCATGAAACTCTCCCTCCTCAACCACTTCCCAATGACTGCGCTACCCAGAGAAGCCGAAAGATGGCATTAGAGCGGAATAGAGTTGCTACACCGTTTGGCATTACCGCCTCTCTACGAAAGATGTGGTTTGTTCAGCGCCGTATCCAAGTGAATCAGAACGCGTTCGCTATACCGATAAAATATAGCATTTTGTGGATCGTACTGCCCAGAAACAAGAAAACGGATCGGTTAGAGTATCCAAAACAGAGCCGCCATCCACGCATTCGTGAGAGCGCACAATACTCTTTATTCTATGATGGGAAAATCCCGATAGTTCGCATCCAATGGCAATTGCACAGATTCAATGAGCAACCAGGGGGGCCTTTGCCCAGAGTGGGCAGTATTCAAGTCACGAAATCGCCTAAGAGAAGACGGATGGAATCGATAGACAGACCCCTTCGAAACCAAACCCCTCACAGTAAAGGAGAAGACTAACTGGATTGAATAGGATTTCTAGGTTCTCTTCCTAGGAAAAAAGGGTTGTATGTGCTAAAAAGGCTGATCTATCCA is part of the Salvia miltiorrhiza mitochondrion, complete genome genome and encodes:
- the orf137 gene encoding hypothetical protein, which produces MALERNRVATPFGITASLRKMWFVQRRIQVNQNAFAIPIKYSILWIVLPRNKKTDRLEYPKQSRHPRIRESAQYSLFYDGKIPIVRIQWQLHRFNEQPGGPLPRVGSIQVTKSPKRRRMESIDRPLRNQTPHSKGED